In Bubalus bubalis isolate 160015118507 breed Murrah chromosome 3, NDDB_SH_1, whole genome shotgun sequence, a genomic segment contains:
- the CLU gene encoding clusterin translates to MKTLLLLVGLLLSWESGRAISDKELQEMSTEGSKYVNKEIKNALKEVKQIKTQIEQTNEERKLLLSSLEEAKKKKEDALNDTRDSENKLKASQGVCNETMTALWEECKPCLKQTCMKFYARVCRSGSGLVGHQLEEFLNQSSPFYLWINGDRIDSLMENDREQSHVMDVMEDSFTRASSIMDELFQDRFFLRRPQDTQYYSPFSSFPRGSLFFNPKSRFARSMMPFPLLEPFNFHDVFQPFYDMIHQAQQAMDAHLQRTPYHFPMMEFTENNDRTVCKEIRHNSTGCLRMKDQCEKCQEILEVDCSASNPSQMLLRQQLNASLQLAEKFSRLYDQLLQSYQQKMLNTSALLKQLNEQFTWVSQLANLTQSDDQYYLQVSTVNSHNSDPSIPSGLTKVVVKLFNSFPFTVTVPQEVSSPNFMENVAEKALQQYRRKSQEE, encoded by the exons AAATGTCCACCGAGGGGAGTAAGTACgtgaataaagaaattaaaaatgcccTCAAGGAGGTGAAACAGATAAAGACCCAAATCGAACAAACCAACGAAGAGCGCAAATTACTGCTCAGCTCCCTAGAGGAAgccaagaagaagaaagag GACGCCCTGAATGACACCAGGGATTCTGAAAACAAGCTGAAGGCATCCCAGGGGGTGTGCAATGAGACCATGACAGCCCTCTGGGAGGAATGCAAGCCCTGCCTCAAGCAGACCTGCATGAAGTTCTACGCGCGGGTGTGCAGAAGTGGATCGGGACTGGTTGGCCACCAG CTCGAGGAGTTCCTAAACCAGAGCTCCCCCTTCTACTTGTGGATCAACGGTGACCGCATCGATTCCCTGATGGAGAATGACCGGGAGCAGAGCCACGTGATGGATGTCATGGAGGACAGCTTCACCCGGGCGTCCAGCATCATGGACGAGCTCTTCCAGGACCGGTTCTTCCTCCGGAGGCCCCAGGACACTCAGTACTACTCCCCCTTCAGCTCGTTCCCGAGGGGGTCACTCTTCTTCAATCCCAAGTCCCGCTTTGCCCGGAGCATGATGCCTTTCCCCTTGTTGGAACCCTTCAACTTCCACGATGTGTTTCAGCCCTTCTACGACATGATCCACCAGGCCCAGCAGGCCATGGATGCCCACCTGCAGAGGACTCCCTACCACTTCCCCATGATGGAATTCACAG AAAACAACGACCGCACTGTGTGTAAGGAGATCCGCCACAACTCCACGGGATGCCTGCGGATGAAGGACCAGTGCGAGAAGTGCCAGGAGATCCTGGAAGTGG ACTGTTCGGCCAGCAACCCTTCTCAGATGCTGCTGCGCCAGCAGCTGAACGCATCCCTGCAGCTGGCGGAGAAGTTCAGCAGGCTGTACGACCAGCTGCTCCAGTCCTACCAGCAGAAGATGCTCAACACGTCAGCCCTGCTCAAGCAGCTGAACGAGCAGTTCACCTGGGTGTCCCAGCTGGCCAACCTCACGCAGAGCGACGACCAATACTACCTGCAGGTCTCCACG gTGAATTCCCACAACTCCGACCCCAGCATCCCGTCTGGCCTCACCAAGGTGGTTGTGAAACTCTTCAACTCCTTCCCCTTCACAGTGACGGTCCCACAGGAAGTCTCCAGTCCTAACTTCATGGAGAATGTGGCAGAGAAAGCGCTGCAGCAATACCGCCGGAAGAGCCA GGAGGAGTGA